A stretch of DNA from Deltaproteobacteria bacterium:
ACACGGAGAAATGTGCTTTAATAAAATTTTAGATCTGCTAAAGAGGAGCCCATAGCTCAGACGGCAGAGCACCGGACTTTTAATCCGGGGGCCGCAGGTTCGACTCCTGCTGGGCTCACCATATCACCGTCCCCATCGTCTAGTCTGGCCAAGGACACCGCCCTTTCACGGCGGCGGCGGGGGTTCAAATCCCCCTGGGGACGCCAGGCAATTTAAGAGGCCCGCAAGGGCCTTTTTTTTTTAATCCGGGGATCTCCGGCACCAGGGAGCCGCCGGTCCTTGGTTATGGAGGACACGCAGGGCCGGTTCGGTGGTATAATCAGGAACAAATGCCGATAGAATGGCTTAACGGCACTTGCGTGAAGGNNNNNNNNNNNNNNNNNNNNAATCTCAACGGATTGGCCTTGGAGACACCGAAATTTTTGATCCCCGAAAATCAGCTGGAGTTCGGGTACAAAGACTGCAGCCTCTGCTTTGTGGAGAAAAAAGGCGATGAGAGCAGGTGCAGCGGCTGTTCGGGGAGATACAGCGCGCGGGAAAAGCTTCTCTGGAAGATAAACAGGAAGAGGATAAAGAGGATATCGAGACTTCTCTCCCTTATCTTTCCGGGCCTGGGCCACCTCTATGCAGGGAGGCTTTCCACCGGACTGTTCTGGATTGCCCTCATCCCCCTCACGATGGGGCTGGTCATCAACACCTTTCAGGGCCTCACGGTGGGGCACCTGGTCCTTGCCGCCATGTTTGCCCTCCTCTGGTTGTTCGCTTTCATCGATGCGGGAAGAGGGTACAAGGACAAAACGGCCCCCTGTGAGAGCGCCTGCCCTTCCCACCTGCACGTTCCCGATTACATAGCCCTCGTCAGGGAGGGCTCTCCCGTAACCTCCCTGGCCCTCATACACGAGACGCTGCCTTTTGCCTCCGTGTGCGGGAGGGTCTGCCCCCATCCCTGTGAGCAGGAATGCGTAAGGAACGAGGTGGGCAGCCCGATAGCGATCGCGGCGATAAAGAGGTTTGCCGCCGACCATGGCTACCGGTCCAGGCCGATTCCGCGGGAGGCTGAAATAGACCCGAATATGCCGAAGGTTGCCATAATAGGAGCGGGTCCTGCCGGCCTCAGTGCGGCAAACACCCTCGCCACCCTCGGGGCGAGGACCGTGATTTTCGATGCAAAATGGCGCCCGGGAGGCATGATGTACTCCTGCATACCTTCCTTCCGGCTTCCCCTGGAGGAGCTGGACAGGGACATAGATTTCATCCTGAAAAAGGGGGTGGACTTTCGCGGCGGCGTGACCGTTGGACAGGACATGGAGTTTGAGAGCCTTGTCACGGGTGGTGAATTCGATGCCATTCTCGTTGCGACGGGGTCGTCGGAGTCTCTCACCCTTCCCGGTACGGGGACCGAGTCGCAGGGGTTTTACGATGCACCCGCCTTCCTGGAACGCGTCAAGTTCGGAGAGATGGTGCATGTGGGGCAGATCGTCGTCGTCGTCGGGGGCGGCAACGTGGCTGTTGACGCTGCCAGGACCGCTCTCCGGCTCGGCGTCAGGGACGTGACGATCGCCAGCCTGGAATCGAGGGACAGCATGCCCGCCTTTCCCTGGGAGGTGGAGGAGGCCATCGGTGAGGGAGCCAAGCTCATGGACGGGACGGCGGTAAAAAAGTTCTTCGTGATGAGGCAGCGGATAGCGGGGTTCGAGGCGCTGAGCGTCTCCCGGCTGGAGTACGACAGGCAGGGGAGGATAAACCCGGTTACGGTGCCCGGGTCTGAGTTCGAGGTACGGTGCGACACGGTCATCATCGCCATCGGAAGCAGGGCGGACCTGTCGTTTATACCGGCGGAATACGCGCTGAAGATGATCGATAAGGAGCACAAAATTGCGCGGTTGATTTTTAAGGACAAAAGATATAAAATCCCGATCTATACGTGCGGTGACTGTCTCACGGGGGCAAGCACCATCGTCGAATCTTCCGCTTCCGGCAGATACGCTGCTCTGAATATTTTTGAGAAGCTCTGCGTCGAAGAGGTGAGGAAGGTACGGCTGAGGGACAACTACCGGAGGAAGAAAGAGGACCAGGTGGAGGACAGCCCCGAACTGAGACAGAGGGTGAAAATGGAAAAGCTGGGTCCCGCCGATGCCGCATCGGGTTTCGAAGAAATCGAAAAGGGGTACACGGGGAGCGAGGTCCAAAGAGAGTGCGATAGATGTGCGAGGTGCAACCTCACGCTTTAAATAAGCCTTCGGGGAAAACAAATCAAGGAGGGAAACGGTTATGAAAAGGGTTGCAATGTTACTTGCTGTAGTGTTCACCGTCGTGGCTTCCTTTGCATACGTGGGGGCTGTGAACAAGGGGCCTGAAGTTATCCAGATCGACAAGATAAAGGAGAAACAGCCCCCCGTGGAGTTCAAGCACCACGAGCACCAGAAGCGCGTCAAGGACGACTGCAAGGCATGCCACCATGCCACAGAAGAGGGGAAGCAGCCCCAGGCGTGCTCCGAGTGCCACAAGAAGGAAGCGGCCGGTGATATCCCTGATTTCAAAAAGGCTATGCACGATGCGTGCAAGGACTGCCACAAGAAAGAGAAGGCGGCGGGCAAAAATCCTCCCACCAAGTGCAAGGAGTGCCACGTAAAGTAGTTCTTTTACGCGGGCCATTTCGGGGCGGCGCGGCCGCCCCATTTTTTTTTGTAACCTCTGCGTTCGACATGATGTACAATTTTATGTATACAGTATACATTAATGCGGGAGCTGAAATAATCCCGACTCATTGTTTTTTTTTGCGTTATTATTATTAAAATGAAAATGAGATCATTTTACCCGTGCAGGGGCAAAATCACCCTGCTTCCGAGAAAACACAACTCACCAGGATGGTGTCATGGCAAAGAGCAATGAATCCTACTTTGACAGGGTATGGAAGCTTTTCACATCCCTT
This window harbors:
- a CDS encoding FAD-dependent oxidoreductase → MIPENQLEFGYKDCSLCFVEKKGDESRCSGCSGRYSAREKLLWKINRKRIKRISRLLSLIFPGLGHLYAGRLSTGLFWIALIPLTMGLVINTFQGLTVGHLVLAAMFALLWLFAFIDAGRGYKDKTAPCESACPSHLHVPDYIALVREGSPVTSLALIHETLPFASVCGRVCPHPCEQECVRNEVGSPIAIAAIKRFAADHGYRSRPIPREAEIDPNMPKVAIIGAGPAGLSAANTLATLGARTVIFDAKWRPGGMMYSCIPSFRLPLEELDRDIDFILKKGVDFRGGVTVGQDMEFESLVTGGEFDAILVATGSSESLTLPGTGTESQGFYDAPAFLERVKFGEMVHVGQIVVVVGGGNVAVDAARTALRLGVRDVTIASLESRDSMPAFPWEVEEAIGEGAKLMDGTAVKKFFVMRQRIAGFEALSVSRLEYDRQGRINPVTVPGSEFEVRCDTVIIAIGSRADLSFIPAEYALKMIDKEHKIARLIFKDKRYKIPIYTCGDCLTGASTIVESSASGRYAALNIFEKLCVEEVRKVRLRDNYRRKKEDQVEDSPELRQRVKMEKLGPADAASGFEEIEKGYTGSEVQRECDRCARCNLTL